Proteins co-encoded in one Cytophaga hutchinsonii ATCC 33406 genomic window:
- a CDS encoding Gfo/Idh/MocA family protein, with product MSQSILETLETPVERRHFLFRSTQTVLSVALLGGVASYGADASGTIASHDALTSTGPENDITLPPLDAKTEQDKGPLPNPHPVDQRIGYAIVGLGHLALEEVLPAFGACKKSKVVALVSGDKKKALIVAKQYGVSEKNIYDYENFDSIKNNKQVDVVYIILPNGQHAEFTIRAAKAGKHVLCEKPMANSVAECEQMIKACEEANRKLMIAYRVQYEPNNTEIKKLVREQKYGKVTNIVSVNSQNIGDPKQWRLNKKLAGGGSLPDVGIYCLNTIRFLTGEEPTEVYAQISTDTSDPRFKEVEDMVNFQLTFPGGVRAMCSTSYSQHQSRNYRVYAERAFFGMDPAFSYGGLQMYRSFADEDAEIYETPKRMPKNQFALEMDHLADCIRQNKKPYTPGEEGLQDMKIIEAIYLSARQNKPVSLEKLEGKDLFRGPEPQK from the coding sequence CCGTTGCGTTACTTGGGGGAGTAGCATCGTATGGCGCGGACGCTTCAGGAACGATTGCCTCACACGATGCATTAACCAGTACCGGTCCTGAAAACGATATTACACTTCCTCCGCTTGATGCAAAAACAGAACAGGATAAAGGACCGCTACCTAATCCGCATCCGGTTGATCAGCGCATTGGGTATGCTATTGTAGGTCTGGGTCATCTTGCCTTGGAAGAAGTTCTGCCCGCATTCGGTGCATGCAAAAAATCCAAAGTGGTGGCACTTGTTAGCGGCGATAAAAAGAAGGCACTGATTGTTGCAAAACAGTACGGTGTTTCTGAAAAAAATATTTATGATTATGAGAATTTCGATTCCATTAAAAATAATAAACAGGTAGATGTTGTTTACATCATTTTACCCAACGGCCAGCATGCAGAATTTACGATCCGTGCTGCTAAAGCCGGCAAACATGTATTGTGTGAAAAGCCAATGGCGAATTCTGTTGCGGAATGCGAACAAATGATTAAAGCATGTGAAGAAGCAAACCGCAAGTTAATGATTGCTTACCGGGTGCAATATGAACCGAATAATACAGAAATTAAAAAACTTGTACGCGAACAGAAATATGGAAAGGTAACGAACATTGTTTCTGTTAATAGCCAGAATATTGGTGATCCGAAGCAGTGGCGTTTGAATAAAAAACTTGCCGGTGGCGGAAGCCTGCCGGATGTTGGTATTTATTGTCTGAACACGATCCGCTTTCTGACAGGAGAAGAACCTACGGAAGTATATGCACAGATCAGTACCGATACATCAGATCCGCGGTTTAAAGAAGTAGAGGATATGGTAAATTTTCAGCTTACTTTCCCAGGAGGTGTAAGAGCTATGTGCAGTACCAGCTACAGCCAGCATCAATCGCGTAATTACAGAGTATACGCAGAACGTGCTTTCTTTGGAATGGACCCTGCGTTCTCCTATGGAGGACTACAGATGTACCGATCCTTTGCAGATGAGGATGCGGAAATTTATGAAACACCAAAACGGATGCCTAAAAATCAGTTTGCATTAGAAATGGATCATTTGGCCGACTGCATCCGTCAGAATAAAAAACCATATACACCCGGGGAAGAAGGTTTGCAGGATATGAAAATCATTGAAGCCATTTATTTATCTGCCAGACAGAATAAACCTGTCAGTTTAGAAAAGCTGGAAGGCAAAGATTTATTCAGAGGTCCTGAACCGCAGAAATAA
- the urtA gene encoding urea ABC transporter substrate-binding protein has translation MTMKTARLNLIQLFKYVCVLLAVGFLLTSCSGSETKTEGETTTDSTKSEETIKVGILHSLSGTMAISEVSLKDVIEMAIEEINNSGGVLGKKVEAVIVDPASDWDLFAEKSKELILDKKVTAVFGCWTSVSRKSVLPVFEEHNNLLFYPVQYEGEECSANVIYSGATPNQQLIPAAEYLMSEKGGGYKKFYLLGTDYVFPRTANKILKAFLLSKGVPKENIIEEYTPFHHQDYQTIVSKIKKFAAGGKACVLSTVNGDSNVPFYKEFSNQGLTAGICPIMAFSVAEDELRSMDTEFLVGHLAAWNYYQSLESPENKKFVADFKAYCAKKGLPGGDKRVTDDPICWAYTDVYLWKNAVEKAGTTDIAKMRPELYGLEFLSPGGPVKMSPINHHLEKPVLIGEIRSDGQFDIIWKSNGLVSPEPWSKLTSPNKSCDHVSHGGTYNLK, from the coding sequence ATGACTATGAAAACAGCACGATTAAACCTCATACAACTGTTCAAGTATGTATGCGTCTTACTGGCAGTAGGATTTTTATTAACAAGCTGCTCAGGCAGTGAAACAAAAACAGAAGGAGAAACTACTACTGACTCGACTAAATCAGAAGAAACAATTAAAGTAGGTATTCTGCATTCGTTAAGCGGTACCATGGCTATTTCTGAAGTTTCATTAAAGGATGTTATTGAAATGGCGATCGAAGAGATCAATAATTCCGGCGGTGTATTAGGCAAAAAAGTAGAAGCCGTGATTGTTGATCCGGCTTCTGACTGGGATTTATTTGCAGAAAAATCCAAGGAATTGATTTTGGATAAAAAAGTTACTGCTGTATTCGGTTGCTGGACTTCTGTATCCAGAAAGTCTGTGCTTCCTGTGTTTGAAGAACATAATAATTTATTGTTTTATCCGGTACAGTATGAAGGCGAAGAATGTTCCGCAAACGTTATCTATTCTGGTGCTACACCAAATCAGCAATTGATTCCGGCAGCAGAATATTTAATGAGCGAAAAAGGCGGCGGATATAAAAAATTCTATCTGTTAGGTACGGATTATGTGTTTCCGAGAACAGCTAACAAAATTCTGAAAGCATTCTTATTATCGAAAGGTGTTCCAAAAGAAAATATCATTGAAGAATATACACCGTTCCACCACCAGGATTATCAGACAATTGTTTCTAAGATCAAGAAATTTGCTGCAGGCGGCAAAGCATGTGTATTGAGTACAGTAAATGGTGACTCAAACGTTCCGTTCTACAAAGAATTCTCTAACCAGGGCTTAACTGCTGGTATCTGTCCGATCATGGCATTCTCTGTTGCTGAAGATGAACTGCGTTCTATGGATACAGAGTTTTTAGTGGGTCACTTAGCTGCATGGAATTATTACCAATCATTGGAGTCTCCTGAAAACAAAAAATTCGTTGCAGATTTCAAAGCATACTGTGCGAAAAAAGGATTGCCGGGCGGCGACAAACGTGTAACAGATGATCCGATCTGTTGGGCTTATACAGATGTTTATCTTTGGAAAAATGCGGTAGAAAAAGCAGGTACGACGGATATTGCAAAAATGCGTCCGGAATTATACGGACTTGAATTTTTATCACCAGGCGGCCCTGTAAAAATGAGCCCGATCAACCATCACCTTGAAAAGCCAGTATTGATCGGTGAGATCAGAAGCGATGGGCAGTTTGACATCATCTGGAAAAGTAACGGATTGGTATCTCCTGAACCATGGTCTAAATTAACTTCGCCGAATAAGAGCTGTGATCATGTAAGCCACGGCGGTACATACAACCTTAAATAA
- a CDS encoding STAS/SEC14 domain-containing protein: MITQIQNLPANMVGFKATNEVTQEDFTNKVIPTVKELVEKTDTLNYMLVLDTSVKDFTAGAWFKDAVLGVKNLTKWNRAAIVSDEKGVKTFTDVFSVLVPGEFKVFEHKDQQKAIDWVSGLN, encoded by the coding sequence ATGATCACACAAATTCAAAATTTACCCGCCAATATGGTAGGATTTAAAGCAACAAACGAAGTTACCCAGGAAGATTTTACCAATAAGGTTATTCCTACAGTAAAAGAACTGGTAGAAAAAACAGATACGCTTAATTACATGCTTGTATTGGATACGTCTGTAAAAGATTTTACAGCAGGTGCCTGGTTTAAAGATGCTGTACTTGGCGTTAAAAATCTTACAAAATGGAATCGTGCCGCAATCGTATCAGATGAGAAAGGCGTGAAAACATTTACCGATGTATTCAGTGTACTGGTACCGGGAGAATTCAAAGTGTTTGAACACAAAGACCAGCAGAAAGCTATTGATTGGGTGTCGGGCTTGAACTGA
- a CDS encoding gliding motility-associated C-terminal domain-containing protein, with product MKFFVPLLFLLLGLQVSIAQELVINGGAELPTTTGWTQKTAGDHWAIDAQRPPHSGSYHFYPENTVNATSELYQDIDVSANAARIDAGTASYTFSGWRRGYRNTSPFSNDMDRSQIIVEYLDVSGNVLETYDTGSAVFSVWTNNTDTRNAPIGTRTVRIRLISVRVSSSDNDGYYDDISFIYNAPTCTAPAGITLTPAAATHYCLGSPLSISAVVSPANTNYYYTWYLNGTAIAPASSTYTPFTKPVTTAADAGMYTLRVEDGNNSTAACYQEASVTIILDAAPVAGIISSDQEICLGTAASALTGTASTGGTSVKYYTWQRSNTSASGPWVTVQAYSSTAAGYTPASATGTFYYRRIDSSGACASVPTNAVTIRVNNTLKLDPITSLLRDTLCTGESFQLIPHMAIPVPASLNGGYYFTWKKIQEPATSSTAVAAGSSMTHYPSVAMAAFLSDSGTYILITQDGMSAKKCKDSVQIKIHINKAPDTKALIQSNQEFCLSASATPLTEVRPGSGVSGQLSYQWYTTKDTTGVPALIKIASASSGISYDPGTPVQTNYYVRKDSVSYCPAVKTNFLKVRVNNKPILDSIHPLVNDTLCKNFNEQFQLKGYLDSITAGKASLNGGYVFTWKKVQQTIGTTVLTSAGAYTDYPLTSRAVAEDDSGTYYLIVRDGYGAATCFDSISLHIVVQDNCVAINCSKPDAVSIKVAAGSSDQLCAGTTLILQKDVITFPAVPPTFGYVYSWVRTNTLGTVTVQGPSAMYQDLIVNAVTAADSGRYELVVQDGAASPASLCSERSQPITIVVYDPVTPARIGSDTLICTGSTILPFTELLANSGGTGSYAHQWQSSSDLSAFTDIAGATAITYQPPAISSSIYFRRADRSGNCGVVYSDTVSVITTSGVIPGSITSANGTICYNTIPPQPLLSTGSAAGGTGGNGSELYQWQQSADNINWTDIPGATAINYSETNPLQDTTYYRRRVIMGPGTCDQAYTTSVVLNVSAPFTPGTIGKDTAVCSGSSIRIKELTTATGNNIQYKWIASITKGASWFDAPGVSTAKEYITPGLNDSIWYKRVAISSCSQDSSNLVRVDVAVTPAAYAGTDTTVQKNSIIQLQGRVIGSVNYVWIPSTRLSNANILNPDAMIVSTITYTLKATDVTGTCSAVSIVTITVEDPIGVPNVITPNGDGTNDTWIIERIENYPNAICTIYNRWGNIVWKAGNGAFQWNGTNYRNGEALPDGTYFYIIDLKSTAYPEPYTGYIQLVR from the coding sequence ATGAAATTCTTCGTTCCGTTACTGTTTCTGCTTCTTGGATTACAAGTCTCAATCGCTCAGGAACTTGTTATCAATGGTGGTGCTGAACTTCCTACTACTACGGGCTGGACACAAAAAACAGCCGGCGATCACTGGGCCATTGATGCCCAACGTCCACCCCACAGCGGTTCGTATCATTTTTATCCGGAAAATACCGTGAATGCAACTTCCGAACTGTATCAGGATATAGACGTATCAGCCAATGCTGCACGCATTGATGCAGGAACTGCAAGCTATACGTTTTCAGGCTGGCGCAGAGGATACCGCAATACCTCTCCATTCAGTAACGACATGGATCGTTCCCAGATCATTGTTGAATACCTCGACGTTTCAGGAAATGTACTGGAAACGTACGATACCGGAAGTGCGGTGTTTTCTGTATGGACAAACAATACAGATACACGTAATGCACCAATCGGAACACGTACGGTCCGCATCCGGCTGATCAGTGTACGTGTTTCAAGCAGCGATAACGACGGTTACTACGACGACATTTCATTTATTTATAATGCGCCAACCTGTACAGCACCTGCCGGCATTACACTAACACCTGCTGCTGCCACACATTACTGCCTTGGAAGTCCGCTCAGCATATCTGCGGTTGTAAGTCCGGCGAACACAAATTATTACTATACCTGGTACCTGAACGGCACTGCCATTGCACCCGCCAGCAGCACATACACGCCGTTTACAAAACCGGTAACAACCGCTGCGGATGCAGGCATGTATACCTTACGGGTAGAAGATGGCAACAACAGTACAGCAGCCTGCTACCAGGAAGCAAGCGTTACCATTATCCTGGATGCAGCACCTGTAGCCGGCATCATCAGCTCTGATCAGGAAATCTGCCTGGGTACCGCAGCTTCTGCTCTGACAGGCACTGCAAGTACAGGCGGCACAAGCGTAAAATATTATACATGGCAGCGTTCAAACACATCGGCTTCCGGTCCATGGGTAACGGTACAGGCCTACAGTAGCACAGCTGCCGGCTATACACCTGCCTCAGCAACAGGTACCTTTTATTACAGAAGAATCGATTCTTCCGGGGCCTGTGCATCAGTACCGACAAATGCAGTAACCATACGAGTAAATAACACACTGAAGCTCGACCCGATAACTTCTCTGCTGCGTGATACATTATGTACCGGAGAATCCTTTCAGTTGATTCCGCATATGGCAATACCCGTTCCTGCGTCATTAAACGGCGGCTATTATTTTACCTGGAAAAAAATTCAGGAGCCAGCTACAAGTTCTACAGCAGTTGCAGCAGGTTCTTCCATGACTCATTATCCGTCTGTTGCTATGGCGGCTTTCCTCTCCGACTCAGGCACATATATTTTAATTACACAAGACGGTATGTCCGCAAAAAAATGTAAAGATTCTGTTCAGATAAAAATTCATATAAATAAAGCGCCGGATACAAAAGCGCTCATACAATCCAATCAGGAATTTTGCCTGTCTGCTTCCGCAACACCGCTTACAGAAGTGCGTCCGGGAAGCGGTGTTAGCGGCCAGTTATCCTATCAATGGTATACAACCAAAGACACAACAGGTGTTCCGGCACTTATAAAGATCGCTTCTGCTTCATCGGGTATCAGTTATGATCCGGGAACACCCGTGCAAACAAACTATTATGTACGCAAAGATTCCGTATCATATTGCCCTGCGGTCAAAACCAATTTTCTTAAGGTACGGGTAAACAACAAACCGATATTAGACAGTATTCATCCGCTTGTGAACGACACCCTATGCAAAAATTTTAATGAACAGTTTCAGCTTAAAGGCTATCTGGATAGTATAACTGCGGGAAAGGCTTCTTTAAATGGTGGCTATGTTTTTACATGGAAAAAAGTACAGCAGACAATCGGTACAACTGTTTTAACTTCTGCCGGCGCATATACGGATTATCCGTTAACCAGCCGTGCAGTAGCGGAAGACGATTCGGGCACGTATTATCTGATCGTGCGGGATGGTTACGGTGCTGCAACCTGTTTCGATTCTATATCCCTTCATATTGTTGTACAGGACAATTGTGTTGCCATCAACTGCAGTAAGCCAGACGCTGTTTCCATTAAAGTTGCAGCCGGCAGCAGCGATCAGTTATGCGCGGGTACAACACTCATCTTGCAAAAAGATGTAATTACGTTCCCTGCTGTGCCTCCTACGTTTGGTTATGTATATTCATGGGTACGAACCAACACGCTCGGCACCGTAACTGTGCAGGGCCCGTCAGCAATGTATCAGGATCTGATCGTGAATGCCGTTACAGCTGCTGACAGCGGCCGCTATGAGCTGGTTGTACAGGATGGCGCGGCAAGCCCTGCCAGCCTGTGTTCGGAACGTTCACAACCCATTACCATTGTTGTATATGATCCCGTTACACCGGCACGGATTGGCAGCGATACGCTGATCTGCACCGGAAGCACGATCTTGCCTTTTACGGAACTTCTTGCCAATAGCGGCGGCACCGGAAGCTATGCCCACCAATGGCAATCATCTTCAGACCTGTCCGCATTTACGGATATAGCAGGTGCAACAGCTATTACGTATCAACCTCCCGCGATTTCTTCTTCCATCTATTTCAGACGGGCAGACAGGTCCGGCAATTGTGGCGTTGTATACAGCGATACAGTCTCCGTTATCACAACAAGCGGCGTAATACCGGGGAGTATCACGTCTGCTAACGGAACTATCTGTTACAATACCATTCCGCCCCAACCGCTTCTCAGTACTGGTTCTGCTGCTGGAGGAACGGGTGGCAACGGGTCAGAACTGTATCAATGGCAGCAATCAGCGGATAACATAAACTGGACGGATATACCTGGCGCAACAGCAATAAATTACAGCGAAACAAATCCGCTGCAAGATACCACCTATTACCGCAGACGTGTAATCATGGGCCCGGGCACATGTGACCAGGCCTACACAACATCTGTTGTATTAAATGTATCTGCACCATTTACACCCGGTACTATTGGCAAAGATACTGCAGTCTGCTCGGGTTCATCCATCAGGATAAAAGAATTGACAACTGCCACAGGAAATAATATACAGTACAAATGGATCGCTTCGATTACCAAAGGTGCTTCGTGGTTTGATGCTCCCGGGGTTTCAACCGCAAAAGAGTATATAACACCCGGCTTAAACGATTCTATCTGGTACAAACGTGTAGCAATTTCCAGCTGCAGTCAGGATTCCTCTAATCTGGTGCGGGTTGATGTGGCTGTGACACCCGCTGCATATGCAGGCACTGATACGACCGTACAAAAAAACAGCATCATTCAGTTACAGGGAAGGGTTATCGGCTCGGTAAATTATGTATGGATACCGTCAACACGTTTAAGTAATGCGAATATATTAAATCCGGATGCAATGATTGTCAGTACCATTACCTATACACTTAAAGCAACCGATGTAACAGGCACGTGCAGTGCGGTAAGCATTGTTACCATCACCGTTGAAGACCCAATCGGTGTACCAAATGTCATTACACCGAATGGCGATGGCACCAATGACACTTGGATCATCGAACGTATTGAAAATTATCCCAATGCAATCTGTACCATATACAACCGCTGGGGAAATATTGTATGGAAAGCCGGGAACGGTGCTTTTCAATGGAACGGAACGAATTACAGAAACGGAGAAGCGTTACCGGACGGAACATATTTTTACATCATCGATCTCAAAAGCACTGCTTATCCGGAACCTTATACCGGATATATACAATTGGTTCGATAG
- a CDS encoding transglycosylase domain-containing protein, with the protein MNFIFKVLKTIFIQPFIWYGSLSWPKKILVGFLTVFTGCLLIASLPVLLFYSVSTGMFGHMPDDNELMAIKNYQASEVYSADSVLLGRYFVQNRSDATYKEVSHYVFDAIIATEDARFYEHTGVDTRSLLRVLFKSILLRQQAGGGSTITQQLAKNLFGRKQYGWLTMPVNKIREAIIANQLEKLYSKNEIILLYVNTVSFGEDTYGIKTATQRFFNIAPSALAPEQAAVLAGMLKSPTNYNPRTRPANAFTRRNVVLEQMEKYKYLSVAESAQLQKKPLVLNYKRMDNSEGLAPYFRERLKTDLLELLSTRKKPDGSAYDLYTDGLKIYTTIHSRLQQYAEEAAVEHLKRIQPLLTRQLARTKFFDSNKKLLAAEMKKTNRYKALEAQGLSSKEIMTQVQKKDSLRINTLWGEQVKYLSPMDSLQQVLSSLQTGMLVVNPHTGAIMAWVGGANFKQVQYDHILSQRQVGSVFKPIVYAEGLVSGMKPCDFISNKQITYTQYEDWKPENSGEKENDQYSMAGALANSINTISVQICMQAGIKQVISLARTLGIQSDLPAKPSIALGVADISLLELTGAYTAFANNGVKSGLQSITSVLNASGEKIYQSKNVYKKCLSPEQAHTLTNMLCNVVDKGTAYELRDVYGFRGQIAGKTGTTQDNKDGWFMGYTNGFLAGVWVGADNPAIHFTSMAQGRGASTAMPIWAGFYKRVQKDPALKYLVTKDFPFENDIACEMYKEDTFMQKIFQRKHKKNNSTGLEDTPKERTKKKKDRKRHLP; encoded by the coding sequence ATGAATTTTATTTTTAAGGTGTTGAAAACCATTTTTATACAGCCATTTATCTGGTACGGATCTCTTTCCTGGCCGAAAAAAATACTCGTAGGTTTCCTGACAGTTTTTACGGGCTGTCTATTGATAGCCAGTCTGCCGGTTCTATTATTTTATTCCGTATCCACCGGTATGTTCGGCCATATGCCGGACGATAATGAATTGATGGCAATTAAAAATTACCAGGCATCAGAAGTTTATTCAGCAGACAGTGTTTTGTTAGGAAGATACTTTGTACAGAACCGTTCAGATGCAACGTACAAAGAAGTTTCTCATTATGTATTCGATGCCATTATTGCAACAGAAGATGCCCGATTTTACGAGCATACAGGTGTAGATACCAGAAGCTTACTTCGTGTTCTGTTTAAATCAATTTTATTGCGTCAGCAGGCTGGCGGCGGAAGTACGATTACGCAACAGCTCGCCAAAAATTTATTCGGACGTAAACAGTATGGATGGCTTACCATGCCCGTCAATAAGATCCGCGAAGCTATTATTGCCAATCAGCTGGAAAAACTCTATTCCAAGAATGAGATCATTCTGCTCTATGTAAATACCGTTTCTTTTGGTGAAGATACGTATGGTATTAAAACAGCTACGCAACGCTTTTTTAATATTGCCCCGTCGGCTCTTGCCCCTGAACAGGCAGCAGTACTTGCAGGCATGCTTAAGTCGCCAACCAATTACAATCCCCGTACCAGGCCTGCCAATGCGTTTACACGCAGGAATGTTGTTCTGGAACAGATGGAAAAATATAAGTATCTGTCTGTTGCTGAATCTGCGCAGCTGCAGAAAAAACCGTTGGTATTAAATTACAAACGCATGGATAACAGCGAAGGGCTGGCTCCTTATTTCAGAGAACGTTTAAAGACCGACTTGCTGGAGCTATTGTCAACGCGCAAAAAGCCGGATGGCTCCGCGTATGATCTGTATACGGATGGATTGAAAATATATACTACTATTCATTCCCGTTTACAGCAATATGCTGAAGAGGCTGCTGTGGAACATTTAAAACGCATACAGCCCTTGCTTACCCGGCAGCTGGCGCGTACAAAGTTTTTTGATTCCAATAAAAAACTGCTTGCTGCTGAAATGAAAAAAACAAACCGCTATAAAGCGTTGGAAGCACAAGGCTTGTCTTCAAAAGAAATCATGACGCAGGTTCAAAAGAAAGATAGTCTGCGGATTAATACCTTATGGGGTGAACAGGTGAAATACCTATCACCGATGGATTCCTTGCAGCAGGTGCTGAGTTCGCTTCAGACAGGCATGTTGGTAGTTAATCCGCATACCGGAGCAATCATGGCCTGGGTAGGAGGTGCTAATTTTAAACAGGTTCAATACGATCACATTCTTTCTCAGCGGCAGGTTGGTTCGGTTTTTAAACCGATTGTATATGCAGAAGGTTTGGTTAGCGGAATGAAGCCCTGCGATTTTATTTCCAACAAACAGATCACCTATACACAATATGAAGACTGGAAACCTGAAAACTCAGGTGAAAAAGAAAACGATCAGTATTCCATGGCCGGGGCGCTGGCGAATTCCATCAATACGATCAGTGTACAGATCTGTATGCAGGCGGGCATCAAGCAGGTGATTTCATTGGCACGTACCCTGGGCATTCAAAGCGATCTGCCTGCTAAACCTTCAATTGCTTTAGGCGTTGCCGATATCAGTTTGCTTGAATTGACAGGAGCTTACACGGCCTTTGCGAACAACGGCGTTAAATCCGGCCTGCAGTCTATTACATCTGTTTTGAATGCATCGGGAGAAAAAATATATCAGTCAAAAAATGTATATAAAAAATGTTTATCGCCAGAACAGGCACATACATTAACAAATATGTTATGCAATGTGGTGGATAAAGGCACAGCATATGAATTAAGAGATGTATATGGATTCCGTGGACAGATTGCCGGGAAAACAGGAACGACGCAGGATAATAAAGACGGCTGGTTTATGGGCTATACCAATGGATTTTTAGCCGGAGTGTGGGTGGGAGCGGATAATCCGGCCATACATTTTACATCCATGGCACAAGGCAGAGGAGCATCAACGGCAATGCCCATCTGGGCAGGTTTTTATAAGCGCGTACAAAAAGACCCTGCACTGAAATATTTAGTAACTAAAGATTTTCCTTTTGAAAATGACATCGCATGCGAGATGTATAAAGAAGATACATTTATGCAAAAGATTTTTCAGCGTAAACATAAAAAGAATAACAGCACCGGTCTGGAAGACACCCCAAAGGAGCGCACAAAGAAAAAGAAAGACCGCAAACGCCATTTGCCGTAG
- a CDS encoding alpha/beta hydrolase has protein sequence MKTLFTQLQSKRIVAASVAGIFMFSILSCSEHAEKKTTTEVIQKETKDSIVKENKKKDLKPAGEAPEWGKSMTPEMLVVIEKLKSLGGKPIETLDAKEARQQPTPADAVLAVMKDYDMTMPPALCDTVNKQIPVTGGTTTIRIYTPKQGTAPYPVIVYYHGGGFVIADLDAYGASAQSLCEQSGAVVVSVEYPKGPEHKFPAAHNVCFDAYKWIIKNAASLNADASKIALVGESAGGNIAINVSILARDKKIQMPLYEVLIYPVVNNDLNAESYVTYAAAKPLNKPMMEWFVKNYLNTPKQSEDPRISVVRANLNGLPPTLIIGAEIDPLQSEGELLNKKLKDAKVDSQYELYKGVTHEFFGMAAVIPQAKDAQALAVKKIKAAFDK, from the coding sequence ATGAAAACACTATTTACACAGTTACAATCGAAAAGAATTGTTGCAGCATCTGTTGCAGGCATATTTATGTTCAGCATTTTAAGTTGCTCCGAACATGCTGAAAAAAAGACAACTACTGAAGTTATTCAGAAAGAAACCAAAGACAGTATTGTTAAGGAAAACAAAAAGAAGGATCTGAAACCAGCAGGTGAAGCACCTGAATGGGGCAAGTCCATGACACCGGAAATGCTTGTTGTCATTGAAAAACTTAAAAGCCTCGGCGGAAAACCAATCGAAACGCTTGATGCAAAAGAAGCACGCCAGCAACCTACTCCTGCAGACGCTGTACTAGCTGTAATGAAAGATTATGACATGACGATGCCTCCTGCATTGTGTGATACCGTAAACAAGCAGATACCTGTTACCGGAGGTACAACAACCATTCGCATTTATACGCCTAAGCAAGGCACTGCTCCTTATCCGGTAATTGTTTATTACCATGGCGGCGGTTTTGTAATTGCTGATCTGGATGCATACGGTGCAAGCGCACAAAGCTTATGTGAACAGTCTGGAGCCGTTGTTGTATCGGTAGAATACCCAAAAGGTCCGGAACATAAATTCCCTGCTGCACATAATGTATGCTTTGATGCCTATAAATGGATCATCAAAAATGCTGCTTCTCTTAATGCAGATGCTTCAAAGATTGCATTAGTGGGTGAAAGCGCAGGCGGCAATATTGCTATTAATGTAAGCATCCTGGCACGTGATAAAAAAATTCAGATGCCGCTGTATGAAGTATTGATTTACCCGGTTGTAAATAATGACCTGAATGCTGAAAGCTATGTTACGTATGCGGCAGCAAAACCATTGAATAAACCAATGATGGAATGGTTTGTTAAAAATTACCTGAACACACCTAAGCAATCTGAAGACCCGCGCATCAGTGTAGTACGTGCTAATCTGAACGGCTTGCCACCAACACTGATCATTGGTGCAGAAATTGATCCGTTGCAGTCTGAAGGAGAATTGCTGAATAAGAAATTGAAAGACGCAAAGGTTGATTCTCAATATGAGTTATACAAAGGTGTAACACATGAATTCTTTGGTATGGCTGCAGTTATTCCGCAGGCTAAAGATGCACAGGCACTGGCTGTAAAAAAAATCAAAGCTGCATTCGACAAATAA